In Helianthus annuus cultivar XRQ/B chromosome 9, HanXRQr2.0-SUNRISE, whole genome shotgun sequence, the following are encoded in one genomic region:
- the LOC110875181 gene encoding N66 matrix protein-like, which produces MVTTSKPPTITEAIDLSVALTEEAIRLNKFSTSVVKKKETHVESSGENKRKFSNFKKGTQGSSSGTNKKRDANLPVEVRTGATSSENKGKGCMGTLPKCDICQHHHTGRCRYGKWENCGKVGHAREACWYGAGRRNGGSGGNGNGNHAGNGNGNQTGNRNQGGIGNSAGNGNRGGSGNQAGNGNRGATNNQCGNGNGNGNGNGRVFNIGAREAHQDPNVVTGTIPINQHFASVLFDTGADYSFV; this is translated from the coding sequence atggtgacgacatccaAGCCTCCAACCATCACTGaggccattgatttgagtgtggcatTGACGGAAGAAGCGATTAGGCTGAACAAGTTCTCGACATCTGttgtaaagaagaaagagactcatgtcgAGTCGTCAGGAGAGAACAAGAGAAAGTTCTCCAACTTCAAGAAAGGTACCCAGGGAAGCAGCAGTGGTACTAACAAGAAAAGAGATGCTAACCTACCAGTTGAGGTCAGGACTGGTGCTACAAGTTCGGAGAACAAAGGGAAAGGATGCATGGGCACCCTGCCCAAGTGTGATATTTGTCAGCATCATCACACGGGGCGATGTAGGTATGGGAAATGGGAGAACTGTGGTAAGGTAGGGCATGCCAGAGAGGCGTGCTGGTATGGTGCTGGACGAAGAAATGGAGGATCTGGTGGAAATGGTAATGGAAACCATGCTGGAAACGGTAATGGAAATCAGACTGGGAACCGCAATCAGGGAGGAATTGGAAATTccgctggaaatggaaatcgtggTGGTTCTGGAAATCAAGCTGGGAACGGAAACCGTGGAGCGACCAACAACCAgtgcggaaatggaaatggaaatggaaacgGTAATGGCCGAGTCTTCAAcattggagctagggaagctcATCAAGATCCGAACGTAGTCACTGGTACGATCCCTATCAACCAACATTTTGCATCTGTGTTATTCGATaccggtgccgattatagcttcgtgtaa